One window from the genome of Myripristis murdjan chromosome 6, fMyrMur1.1, whole genome shotgun sequence encodes:
- the foxb1a gene encoding forkhead box protein B1a, which translates to MPRPGRNTYSDQKPPYSYISLTAMAIQSCPEKMLPLSEIYKFIMDRFPYYRENTQRWQNSLRHNLSFNDCFIKIPRRPDQPGKGSFWALHPNCGDMFENGSFLRRRKRFKVLMASDHLAPSKQSDAAHYLQQQAKLRLSALAATGTHLPQMSSYNLGVSQSSTFKHPFAIENIIAREYKVPGSLAFSTMQSMSAGYPLHNQLTTAWPHMYNSSVIDTAAPISMASSDYSAYGVPIKSLCHGGQSLPAIPVPIKPTPTSMPGFSALPPHIPAFLSNSPQSLSPTSPQTATSQSSPATPSETLTSPSTLQSVAVH; encoded by the coding sequence ATGCCTCGTCCAGGGAGAAACACTTACAGCGACCAGAAACCACCGTACTCCTACATCTCCCTCACTGCCATGGCAATCCAGAGCTGTCCGGAGAAGATGCTTCCTCTCAGTGAAATTTACAAGTTTATCATGGATAGATTCCCTTATTACAGAGAAAACACCCAGCGATGGCAAAACTCTCTGCGGCACAATCTGTCCTTCAAcgactgttttatcaaaatACCACGGCGCCCAGATCAACCAGGTAAGGGCAGTTTTTGGGCACTGCACCCCAACTGCGGGGACATGTTTGAGAATGGAAGTTTCTTAAGGCGCCGAAAGCGGTTCAAAGTGTTGATGGCATCTGATCATTTGGCCCCAAGTAAGCAATCAGATGCTGCCCATTACCTTCAGCAGCAAGCCAAACTAAGACTCAGTGCTCTGGCAGCCACTGGCACACACCTGCCGCAAATGTCCAGCTACAATCTCGGAGTGTCTCAGTCGTCAACTTTTAAGCACCCGTTTGCCATTGAGAACATCATTGCCAGAGAATACAAGGTTCCAGGAAGTCTTGCGTTTTCCACGATGCAGTCCATGTCTGCCGGCTATCCCCTCCACAACCAGTTGACTACAGCCTGGCCCCATATGTACAACAGCAGCGTGATTGACACGGCGGCCCCAATTTCCATGGCAAGCAGCGACTACAGTGCCTACGGCGTGCCCATCAAGTCCCTCTGTCACGGGGGACAGTCTTTACCGGCCATTCCTGTGCCAATAAAGCCCACCCCGACCTCCATGCCCGGTTTCTCGGCGCTACCTCCACACATCCCCGCGTTTCTATCAAACTCCCCCCAGTCTCTGAGCCCGACATCCCCACAGACAGCGACCAGCCAAAGCAGCCCCGCTACCCCAAGCGAGACTCTGACGAGCCCCTCGACACTGCAGTCGGTGGCTGTCCATTGA